The Acidobacteriota bacterium genomic sequence CCTGCACCCCAGCCTCGACGATCTGCACGACCCGTCTCGTCTCACGGACCTCGACCGCGCTGTCGATCGGCTCCTCCGCGCCGTGGCGCGACGCGAACCGATCGCCGTGCACGGCGACTACGACGCCGATGGCGTCAGCTCCACCGTCATGCTGCGGCGCACCCTCGAGCTTCTGGAGGGTGACGTGACGCATTTCATCCCCGAGCGCCTGCAGGACGGCTACGGTCTGCATGCCGAGACGGTCGAGCGTCTGCATGCGCAGGGTATTCGGGTCATGGTGTCGGTGGACTGCGGCATTCGCAGCATGGACGCGGCGAAGCGCGCCGGCGAGTTGGGTCTCGATCTGATCGTCACGGACCACCACGAGCCGGACGCGGCCATTCCGCCGGCGTTCGCGGTGCTGAATCCGCGCCGTCCCGACTGTCCCTATCCGGACAAGGACCTGGCCGGAGTCGGCGTGGCGTTCAAGCTCGTGCAGGCGCTGTGCCGGCGTACCGGCCGCACGCCCTGGCTGCAGGGCTTCGTCAAGCTGGCAGCCATCGGTACGCTTGCCGACGCGGTGCCGCTGCGGGGCGAGAACCGCGTTCTGGCCCGGGTCGGGCTCGACCGCCTGTCAGCGGGCCCCCACACGGTCGGGCTGCAGGCGTTGCTGGAGGCGAGCGGACTGACCGGGCGCAGGATCGCCAGCGACGACGTGGCGTTCCAGCTGGCGCCGCGCATCAACGCGGCCGGCCGCATGAGCTCGGCGGATCTCGCGGCCCGGCTCCTGCTGGCGACGGGCGCCGCGGCGGCGGGAGAGGCACGCGAGCTGGCCGGTTCGCTGGACGCCGAGAACGCACGGCGGCGCGAAGAGGAGAGCGAGATCGTGGCCGATGCCCGCAGGGTCATCGAACGCGATCCGGACATCGGCGCGCAGAACCTGCTGGTGGTGTGGGCCGACGGCTGGCACCGCGGCGTGATCGGAATCGTGGCATCGAAGCTCGTCGAGACGTTCGGCCGGCCGGCAATCGTGCTGTCGGTGGACGGGGATGAAGCGCACGGTTCGGGCCGGAGCATTCCGGGATTCGATCTCCTCGCCGCGCTGGAGCACAGCGCCGACCTGTTCGTGCGCTTCGGAGGGCACAAGCAGGCGGCCGGCATGGCGATCGAGTCGCGGCGCCTGAAGGAAATGCGGCGCCGGCTGGCCGCCTATGCCAACGAGAGGCTCGATCCGCGGGATCTCGTACCGCGGCTGACCGTGGATGCCCCGTTGGCGCTCACGGACGTGCGCGAGGGGCTGCTTCGAGATCTGGCCGAGCTGGAACCGTTCGGCAGAGGGAACCTGCGGCCCGTGTTCCAGGCCGAGCCGGTCGAGGTTTCGGAGGGTCCCCACACGATGAAGCAGAACCACCTCCGCATGACGATCCGGCAGGGACGCGCGGCGTTTCCGGCCGTCGCCTGGAGAGCGGCCCGGAGGGCCGCCGTCCTCGAGCGGCACCGCGCCCGGCTGCGCCTGGCGTTCTCGCTCGACCGGAGCACGTACAAGGGAAACGACTTCATCCAGTTGCGCGTTGCCGACGCTATCGGGCTAGAGTGAGAAGACGATGGCATCGTGGCAACGTCCGGCCCGGGTAGCGCTCGCGTCCTTTGCGGTGACGTTCGGCATCACGTTGCTGTACAGCATGCCGAACCGGACCGCTCCGCCCGCCGCGCCCGGGGGCGCCCCGGCCGATCCGCGGGCCGTGATCGCGAGCAGTGGTGCGCGCATCACGCTCGGCGACGGCTCGGTGATCGTGGCGGATCGGCAGTTCGCCTACGACGACGGCTCCGCCCGGCTGGTCGGCGTCGAAGTGATCGTGCCGGCCGGCGAGGATCGAACCGACTTCCGGATTCGCAGCGGCGAAGCGTCCGGCGTCGAGGAGACGGGGGAGTGGCGGCTGTCCGACACGGTGACGATCGAGACGGGAGACGGGCTCACCGGCAGCACCTCGGAGGCATCCTATGCCGATGCCACCGGCCTCGTCGCGATGCCCGAGCCCGCGGCTTTCGAGCAGGGCTGGATGCGCTTGGCCGGTGACGCCGCGCGCTACGATCGGCGCCGCGGCTTCGTGCATCTCGATCGGCGGGCGGTCGTCGAGTTGCGGCTCGGAACGGGGGGCGACGCGCCGGGTGTCCGGATCGCTTCGGACAATGCCGAGGTGGATCGGCTCGCCGGGCTCATGTGGTTCAGGGACGCCGTGACGGTCGAAGCGGACGAGCACCGCATGCAGTCGGACGCGGTGATCGTGCGCTTCGGTGCGGACGCGTCGCGGCTCGACGTGATCGAGCTGAGCGGGAGTGCCCGCGTTCTCGGTCGGAGGGCTTTCGGAGAGATGTCTGCCGAGACGATAGGCGTCTCCTATCGGGACGGCGAGCTGGGGCGTATCGTCCTGACCGGCGACGCCCGAGTTCTGGGAGGCGGCACGGGACCGGGACAGCTCCGCAACCTGTCGGCGCCGCACATCGAGGTCGACTACCGCGGCGGCGCGCCCGAGCAGGCGGCGCTGCGCGGCGGCGCGCGTATCGAGCTCTTCGGCGATCGAGCCGGCGCACCCGGGGTGGCGATTGCCGGCGGCTCGATGGACGTGGCGCTGCCGAGTGGCGGCGCGGCAGTTGACGAGCTCCACGCGCAACAGAACGTGACGCTGGAGTTGCCCGCGCACGAGGGCACCGTCCGGCGCATCCAGGCGCAAGCCCTGCAGATCGGCAGGGACGCAGGGGAGGGGAATCGGACGGCGGCCGCGGTGGACGAGTCGCCCGCGCCTTCGACGACCGGCGCGGGCGGCGTTGCGAACGGCGCCGGGCAGGTCGCGGTATTCGACGGGAGCGTCGAGTTCCGGGAAGCCGACACGCCGTCGGCGCCCGCTGCGGACGAGCGCGTCATGCGGGCGGATCGGATGGAAGCCGTCCTGTCGGAAGGGCTCGCGCAATTGATGGAGACGCGGTTCATCGGAAACGTCACGTTGCAGTCCGGACATATCGGCGCGGAGGCCGATGAGGCGAGCTATGCGCCGGACGCCGCGCTGTTCACACTGCTCGTATCGGACGCGACGGATCGAACGCCACGCCTCGATGATCAGCGGGGATTCGTGCAGGCGGAGACGATTGCCATCGGTCTCGACGGACCGAACATCGAGGCGCTTCGCGACGTCAAGGGCGTGTTGGCCGCCGTGGAGGCTGACGGCTCGTCCGCCACCGTGCGCCCCGGGCTCTTCGCCGCGGGGCCGCCGATACACGTCGTGGCGGGGCGGTTCGTCTACGACGCGGCGCAGTCCCTGGCGACGTATTCGGACGGCGCCCGGTTGTGGCAGGGCTCCACCGAGTTCCGCGGCCAGACCGTGCTCCTCGACGAGACGACGGGAGACATCTCCGCCGAGGGATCCGTGCGCACCCGCACGACCATGCTGCAGAACGACGAGACGATCGACGACGTCGTGGAAACGACCACCGAGGGCCGCGCCGGGACGCTGTTCTTCGACAATGGGAGCCGCCAGGCCACCTACACGACGAACGCCGTGCTGAGCAGCCCGGGGTTCAGCCTCGGCAGCGATGCCATCGAGCTGTTCCTCCACGACGACGCCCGCACGCTGGCTCGGATCGAGGCCGACGGGGAAGTTGCGCTCGAGCTGGACGCCCGCAGCGTGACCGGCGACTCGCTGGCGTACGAGGACGGCGAGGGCCGCTACGACCTGACCGGCGATCCGGTTCGGGTCGTCGAAGAGATGGAGGACGGGTGTCGAGAGACCACGGGACGGACCGTGACGTTCTACGCGAATGGACAGTCGATATCCGCCGACGGGCAGTCCGCCGAGCGGACCGCGTCCAGCAGCGCGAGTTGTCGCTAGCGTGTCCCGGTTTCCAGCCCATCGAAGCGTCCGAATCATGGCTCTCCTTAAGACCCTCGGGCTGACGAAGTCGTACGGCAGGCGAACCGTCGTGCGCGACGTCAGCCTGGATGTGCGCCCCGGCGAGGTGGTCGGACTGCTGGGACCGAACGGCGCCGGCAAGACGACGACCTTCTACATGGTGGTCGGGCTCACGGCGGCCGATTCCGGCCGCGTGGTGCTCGACGGGCAGGACATCACCGACGATCCCATGTACGTCAGGGCCAAGCAGGGGATCGGCTATCTCCCGCAGGAGCCGTCCGTCTTTCGCGGGCTCACGGTGGAGCAGAACGTCCTGGCGATCCTCGAGACGCTGAAGCTCTCGCGCGCCGAACGGCGCCGCCGGGCGGCCGAGCTGCTGGCCGAGCTCAACCTGACGCCGCTGGCGGCGGCGCGGGCGCATTCGCTGTCCGGCGGCGAACGGCGCCGCGTCGAAATCACCCGGGCGCTCGTGATGTCGCCCTCCTTCATGCTCCTCGACGAGCCTTTCGCCGGGATCGACCCGATTGCCGTGAGCGACATCCAGGCGATCATCTTTCACCTGAAGGAACGCGGGATCGGGGTTCTGATGACGGATCACAACGTGCGCGAGACGCTGCGGATCACCGACCGCGCCTACATCATTCACGATGGCGGCGTGTTCAGGAGCGGGACGCCGGAGGAGCTGGCAAGCGACGAAGAGGTCAAGCGCATCTATCTGGGCGCGGGATTTCGTTTGGACTAAGATCGAAGAAGGTGTTCCCCCGGCCGCCCAGGCATCGATGGCCATTCAGCAGAAGCTCCAGACCCGGCTGTCGCAGAAGCTCATTCTCACCCCGTCGCTGCAGCAGGCAATCAAGCTGCTGCCGATGCCGACGGTCGAGCTCGTGGACTACATAAACCAGGAGATCGTCGAGAACCCGGTACTGGAGGAGATTTCGGACGAGAGTACACCCGCGGAACCCGCCGAGCAGGCTGAAAAGGCCGATACGGATCGGAGCGATACGCGCGAGGCCGAGCCTGCTGCCGACCAGCAGGACGCCTGGGAGGATGCGGACTACGAGTTCTTCGGTGACTACCTGGATGACGGCTATCGCGCCCGCACGCCGACCGAGGTCAAGGAGCTCCCGCCGATAGAGAATACCCTGTCGACAGGCACGTCGCTGTCCGACCATCTGCTGCGCCAGCTTGGAGAGCAGACGGATGACGACCGGTTGCGGGAGATTGGATCCGCGATCGTCGGCAACCTGAACGATGACGGCTACCTGGTCGCGTCGATAGACGAAATCGCCTCGATGGGGCCGTGGCCGATCACCGAGGTCGAACGCGTGCTGGCTCGCGTGCAGACGCTCGATCCCATCGGTGTCGCGGCGCGCGACCTCCGGGAGTGCCTCCTGTTGCAGATGGAGCAGCGCGGCCTCGGAGGGACGCCGTGCGAGACGATAGTCCGGGAGCACCTCCACCTGCTGCAGCATGGCCGGATGCCGGAGCTCGCACGCAAGCTCGACATGAACATCGCGACCCTCAAGGAGCACGTCGAGGCACTGCGCCAGCTCGATCCGAAGCCGGGCAGCCGGCTGAACCCCGTCGAGTCACGCTACGTCATTCCCGACGTCTCCGTCATCAAGGTCGAGAACGACTACGTCGCCGTGCTGAACGACGACCGTGTGCCGCAACTTCGAATCAGCCCGGTGTACCGGCGCATGATGAGCAAGGCCAGCCGGAGCTCGGAGGAGACGCGCGCCTACGTGAAGAAGAAGATCGAGTCCGCGAAGTGGTTGATCAAGTCGGTGGACCAGAGGCAACGGACCATCCACAAGGTCGCGACGAGCATCATTCGCTTCCAGCGCGGCTTTCTCGATCACGGCATCGAGCATCTGCGTCCGCTCGTGCTGCGCGACGTCGCCAACGACATCGGCATGCACGAGTCGACCGTGAGCCGCGTCGTGACCAACAAGTACATGCATACCCCGCAGGGCGTGTTCGAGATGAAGTACTTCTTCCACAGCGGCATCAACAGCGCGTACGGTGAGACGGTATCGTCCGTCAAGGTCAAGGAGCGCATCCGCAAGATCATCGCGCAGGAGGACGCCCGGAAGCCGCTGAGCGACTCCCGGATCGTGCGGCTCCTGCAGGACGAGGGGCTGGTGCTGGCGCGGCGGACGATCGCCAAGTACCGTGAAGAGTTGAAGATCCCGACGTCGAGCCGGCGTCGCGAGCACTATTGACAGGTCCGAGGAGTCAGCAGCGGTGACCGACGGGGAAGCGACGAGGGTAGAGAAGCCGTGGGGCTACGAGCTGATCTGGGCGAAGACCGGACGCTACGTCGGGAAAGTGATCCACGTGCGCGCCGGGCACGCACTCAGCCTGCAGTACCACAACCGCAAGGAAGAGACCCTGCTGCTCTGGAGCGGGCGGCTGCTCTTCGAACTCGGCCCGGCGGGTCGGACCCGCAGTTGGGAGATGCAGCCGGGAGACCGGGTACACATAGCCCCCGGAACCGTGCATCGGATGACTGCAATCGACGACAGCGACGTGTTCGAGGTGTCGACTCCGGAACTCGAGGACGTCGTGCGGCTCGATGACCGGTACGGCCGCGAGGGCACGACCGACGCCTAGCGCCGCCAAACCCGGCGCCACGGCACCGCGTTCGGCCCCAGCCCCCACCTTCCCAGGAGCCTGCGCCTCGCCACTTCGCTTCGCTGCGTTCTGCGGCGCAAGCTCCTAGCAGTCTGGCCGACCTCAGAACGGAATGTCGTCTTCGGTCAGATCGGGACCGCCGCCCGGCGCCCCCTGCTCGGATGGGGCCGGCGCCTGACTCCGGCCATCCCCGCCGCCCTCCGCGCGCCGGCCGCTGCCGTCGCCCCTGCCGAGCAGCACCACGCGATTGGCGCGGATATCGGTCGAGTAACGCTTGTTGCCGTCGCGATCATCCCACTGCCGTGTCCGGAGGCTCCCTTCGACGTAGATCTGTCTGCCCTTCAGCAGGTATTCCTGCAGGGTCTCCGCCTGCTTGCCCCAGACGTCCACCCGGTGCCACTCGGTGTGCTCCTGGCGTTGCCCGCTGTTCTTGTCCGTCCAGGTCTCGGTCGTGGCGAGACTGAAGTTCGCCACCGCCGCGCCGCCGGGGGTGTAGCGTAATTCCGCATCCCGGCCGAGATTGCCAACGAGAATGACCTTGTTCACGCTGCCCATGGTGCCGTCACCCGTGTCCTTCCGAAAAGTTGGTTCACTGGCTCAATCTGTCAAGCAATTGCTGTGCCAGAGCGGCCATCCGACTGTCCGGATAGTTGGTTACGACCAGGTCGAACGACTCCCTGGCGCGATCCGGTTCGCCGAGGCGATCGAACGCCAGCCCCCGCTTGTACGCGGCCTCGGGAACCTTGTCCCCGTTCGGATAGTTCATCACGACCTGTTCGTAGGCCTCGACCGCGCCCTGAAAATCGCCCTGCAGGAAATAGGTCTCACCGATGTAGAACGCGGCGTCATCGGTCATCTCCGAGCGTGGATACGTCGAGACGTACGCCTCGAAACCGGTGATCGCCAGCGCCCATTGACCGGAGGCGTAGTCGGCCCAGGCCGTGTTGTACAGCCGCTGCGGCGAGCCGCCGGCGACCACGGGAGCGGCCGGGGCGGGAGCGGCCGGGGCGGCCGCCGCCGAGTCGGGTTGCGCCGTCTCCGTATCCTCCGGCAACCCGGTTGTCTGAACCGGCATCGGTGGAATCGAGATACGCAGCGCTTCGACTTCCTGCGAGAGTGAAGAGATTCGCACGTTGGTTTCGTCGAGCTTCTCCCGCAGTACCCGGGTATTGGAGCCCACGTTGTCGATCACCAGCCGCTGATCGGCGAACGCTCGTCGCATCGCCGTTTCGAGCTCTTGCTGATTCGCCGCGAGTGTCTCGATGGCCTCCACGATGCCGTTGAACGCCAGGTGCAGCCGCATCGACTGCTCGTGCAGCATGCGAATGTCCGCCATGAGTTGCTCGTGCTCGCGGTCCGCAGCCACGGCGGCGGTCGTCGTGAACGGGAGCGCGAGCAGGAATCCAGCCGCGATGCGTGTCATGAGAGCATCTCCCCTCGGGCCGCAGCCTCACCAGGCACGTTCTTCGCCAAGGTCTCAGGCGCCGCCCGAACTGTCGTCGAGGTGTGCTCGATACTGTACCCCGCGGGTGAGCCGGGCGTCATGCGACTTCCGGGTTCTCATTGGCCGGTGACGACGAAGTGGGCTCGCCGATTGGCGGCCCAGGCATCCTCCGTCTCGCCCGGCACGAAAGGGAACTCCTCGCCGTAGCTGATGGTCTGCACCCGACCGGGCGAGATCCCCAGGTTGACGAGATGATCCCGGACGGCGTACGCCCGCCGCTCTCCGAGCGCGAGGTTGTACTCGGGCGTCCCCCGCGAGTCGCAGTGTCCCTCTACTGCAATCACCCACAGCGGGTTCTGCACCAGGATGGCGGCATTGGCCTCGACGGCCGCTCTTCCGGCCGCGTCGAGCTCGCTGCTGTCGTACCCGAAGAACACCGCCTGCAGCGGAGCCTCCCGATTGATCTCCTCGAGCGGCCGGGAGGCGATGTTCTCTTCGGGCAGCGGAGGCGGCAATGGCAGCGGAGGCGGCGCAGCATCCCGCACCGCCGGCGGCTGCGGCCTGACCGGCGCCACCTGGCGTGCTCCCGGCGGCGGGTCCGGACGCTCGGGTTCGACGGGCGCCGGGTTACGCACGCAGGATGCACCGAGCAGGCCCACGAGAGCCACGCCGATCAGAGTGCGGCGCGGCAACGATGATTGGTATGCGTTCATCTCTGTCCCTCATCCGGCGTCGCCCCCCGCAGCGGAGGCTCCGTCGCGTCGATCATGCCGGCGGCGGTCACCGTGACCAGCTCGGCATCTCGTTGTTGCCCATGTAAGTGATCTGGCGCAGCCCCCGTCCGTCCCGGCCGATGACGAAGATCTGCTTGCTGCCGCTCCCGCGCGTCGACGAGAACACCAGGTGCCGGCCGTTGGCCGAGTAGCTCGGACTCTCGTTCGTGCCCTGTCCGAAGGTGAGCTGCCGCACCTCGTTCGTCGCGAGGTCGACGACCTTGATGTCGTGACCGGGCCCGGTGCGCGACGAATAGGCGATCTCGTTGTACGGGCTCGGCGACCATGTGGGGCGATCGCAATAGGACTCGAACGTGATGCGGCGGAGACCGGCGCCGTCGACGCCGACGACGTAGATCTGCGGCGATCCGGTGCGGTCCGACGTGAACGCGATCTGGTGCCCGAGCGGCGACCACGTGGGGCTGGTATCGATCGCCGGGTGATTGGTCAGACGCCGGAGGTTCGTGCCGTCGACGTTCATGACGTACAGCTCCGGATTCCCGTCCCGATTGGAATTGAAGGCGATCTGGCTGCCGTCCGGCGAGAAGGCGGGCAGCCAGTTGTGCTCGCGCTCGTTGCCGGCGGCCGGCGTCTCCAGCCGCCCCTCGTAGATGTGGGAGACGACGATGTCCTGCTGCCCGGAGCGGTACGACGTGTACGCGACCGCGCGAGCATCGGGCGTCCAGGTGGGCGTGACGTTGAGCGACCGGGTGACGGTCACGCGCCGGACGTTGGCGCCGTCGTAGTCGGATACGTAGATCTCCTTCGTCTGCCGATTCGGCACGAGCCCGAGCACCGACTCGCTGTCGCGATCGGAAACGAAGGCCAGATGACTGCGCGCGATGCCCTCGAGGCCGCGTTGCTGGCGGTGGATCTCGTCGGACAGCGCGTGCGCGTAGAGGCGAACGTCGCGGTACGAGCCCGTGTACTCGACGCCGAGGGTCGAGTCGAGCGACCGCACGTTGAACAGTCTCGCCCGGACCAGCAGTTGCCCGTCCGGCTGCCGCTCCACCGAGCAGCTCACGACCCCGTCCGCGCCCAACTCCTGCCAGGCATCCAGCGGCAGGTCCGTCAGGCTGCGAGCGCGCCGAATGGTGCGATAGGTGTCGCGGGCCACCATCCGGAATTCACGCTCGAAATCGAGGTCGTCGAAGAGCACCTGGGCAATCGTCGATGCCGCGTCCAGGGTCTCCGGGTCGCTCGTCAGAGCCAGGCAGTCGGGCACGGCGAGGCGCGGCTGCGCGCCGATGCGATCGCCGATGATGAGATCGACGCCGGACCGTGCGCCCGGCGGCTGATCCGGGGACTGCTGGGCGAAGAGCAGGGCCCCG encodes the following:
- the recJ gene encoding single-stranded-DNA-specific exonuclease RecJ, with product MGRNGEPASRFGALGACGVRDETALRGAVWRRLECDGPAAERLRRELSVHPLVARLLVQRGVSDPDAARRFLHPSLDDLHDPSRLTDLDRAVDRLLRAVARREPIAVHGDYDADGVSSTVMLRRTLELLEGDVTHFIPERLQDGYGLHAETVERLHAQGIRVMVSVDCGIRSMDAAKRAGELGLDLIVTDHHEPDAAIPPAFAVLNPRRPDCPYPDKDLAGVGVAFKLVQALCRRTGRTPWLQGFVKLAAIGTLADAVPLRGENRVLARVGLDRLSAGPHTVGLQALLEASGLTGRRIASDDVAFQLAPRINAAGRMSSADLAARLLLATGAAAAGEARELAGSLDAENARRREEESEIVADARRVIERDPDIGAQNLLVVWADGWHRGVIGIVASKLVETFGRPAIVLSVDGDEAHGSGRSIPGFDLLAALEHSADLFVRFGGHKQAAGMAIESRRLKEMRRRLAAYANERLDPRDLVPRLTVDAPLALTDVREGLLRDLAELEPFGRGNLRPVFQAEPVEVSEGPHTMKQNHLRMTIRQGRAAFPAVAWRAARRAAVLERHRARLRLAFSLDRSTYKGNDFIQLRVADAIGLE
- the lptB gene encoding LPS export ABC transporter ATP-binding protein gives rise to the protein MMALLKTLGLTKSYGRRTVVRDVSLDVRPGEVVGLLGPNGAGKTTTFYMVVGLTAADSGRVVLDGQDITDDPMYVRAKQGIGYLPQEPSVFRGLTVEQNVLAILETLKLSRAERRRRAAELLAELNLTPLAAARAHSLSGGERRRVEITRALVMSPSFMLLDEPFAGIDPIAVSDIQAIIFHLKERGIGVLMTDHNVRETLRITDRAYIIHDGGVFRSGTPEELASDEEVKRIYLGAGFRLD
- the rpoN gene encoding RNA polymerase factor sigma-54: MAACSGAGRRRSWQATKRSSASIWARDFVWTKIEEGVPPAAQASMAIQQKLQTRLSQKLILTPSLQQAIKLLPMPTVELVDYINQEIVENPVLEEISDESTPAEPAEQAEKADTDRSDTREAEPAADQQDAWEDADYEFFGDYLDDGYRARTPTEVKELPPIENTLSTGTSLSDHLLRQLGEQTDDDRLREIGSAIVGNLNDDGYLVASIDEIASMGPWPITEVERVLARVQTLDPIGVAARDLRECLLLQMEQRGLGGTPCETIVREHLHLLQHGRMPELARKLDMNIATLKEHVEALRQLDPKPGSRLNPVESRYVIPDVSVIKVENDYVAVLNDDRVPQLRISPVYRRMMSKASRSSEETRAYVKKKIESAKWLIKSVDQRQRTIHKVATSIIRFQRGFLDHGIEHLRPLVLRDVANDIGMHESTVSRVVTNKYMHTPQGVFEMKYFFHSGINSAYGETVSSVKVKERIRKIIAQEDARKPLSDSRIVRLLQDEGLVLARRTIAKYREELKIPTSSRRREHY
- a CDS encoding cupin, with protein sequence MTDGEATRVEKPWGYELIWAKTGRYVGKVIHVRAGHALSLQYHNRKEETLLLWSGRLLFELGPAGRTRSWEMQPGDRVHIAPGTVHRMTAIDDSDVFEVSTPELEDVVRLDDRYGREGTTDA
- a CDS encoding single-stranded DNA-binding protein gives rise to the protein MGSVNKVILVGNLGRDAELRYTPGGAAVANFSLATTETWTDKNSGQRQEHTEWHRVDVWGKQAETLQEYLLKGRQIYVEGSLRTRQWDDRDGNKRYSTDIRANRVVLLGRGDGSGRRAEGGGDGRSQAPAPSEQGAPGGGPDLTEDDIPF
- the ybgF gene encoding tol-pal system protein YbgF; the protein is MTRIAAGFLLALPFTTTAAVAADREHEQLMADIRMLHEQSMRLHLAFNGIVEAIETLAANQQELETAMRRAFADQRLVIDNVGSNTRVLREKLDETNVRISSLSQEVEALRISIPPMPVQTTGLPEDTETAQPDSAAAAPAAPAPAAPVVAGGSPQRLYNTAWADYASGQWALAITGFEAYVSTYPRSEMTDDAAFYIGETYFLQGDFQGAVEAYEQVVMNYPNGDKVPEAAYKRGLAFDRLGEPDRARESFDLVVTNYPDSRMAALAQQLLDRLSQ
- a CDS encoding OmpA family protein, with the translated sequence MAPVRPQPPAVRDAAPPPLPLPPPLPEENIASRPLEEINREAPLQAVFFGYDSSELDAAGRAAVEANAAILVQNPLWVIAVEGHCDSRGTPEYNLALGERRAYAVRDHLVNLGISPGRVQTISYGEEFPFVPGETEDAWAANRRAHFVVTGQ